From Humisphaera borealis, the proteins below share one genomic window:
- a CDS encoding phosphoribosylaminoimidazolesuccinocarboxamide synthase, protein MTAALLQSDLPFPVRRGKVRDVYDLGENLLIVATDRISAFDCIMPNGIPDKGRILTALSLFWFAMFKDIENHLIATEVADYPAALKPFADQLSGRSMLVKKASVIQIECVARGYLAGSGWKEYQKSQTVCGVSLPWGLRQCDQIPDPIFTPATKEESGHDINIDFAETVRRIGQPLADELRCRTLSIYTRAADYARGRGVIIADTKFEFGQMPDGRLILVDEILTPDSSRFWPADKYQSGRDQESFDKQFVRNWLEGQPWDKTPPAPALPEEVVAGTRAKYAEAYERLTGREW, encoded by the coding sequence ATGACCGCCGCACTGCTCCAAAGTGATCTCCCGTTCCCCGTCCGCCGGGGAAAGGTTCGCGATGTCTACGACCTCGGCGAGAACCTGCTGATCGTCGCGACCGACCGAATCAGCGCCTTCGACTGCATCATGCCCAACGGCATCCCCGACAAGGGGCGCATCCTCACCGCCCTCAGCCTGTTCTGGTTCGCGATGTTCAAAGACATCGAGAACCACCTGATCGCGACCGAGGTCGCCGATTATCCCGCGGCCCTTAAGCCTTTTGCCGACCAGCTTTCCGGGCGGTCCATGCTCGTGAAGAAAGCGTCGGTCATCCAGATCGAGTGCGTCGCCCGCGGCTACCTCGCCGGGTCGGGGTGGAAGGAATACCAGAAGTCCCAGACCGTTTGCGGCGTATCGCTGCCGTGGGGGCTGCGCCAGTGCGACCAGATTCCCGACCCGATCTTCACGCCCGCCACCAAGGAAGAGAGCGGGCACGACATCAACATCGACTTCGCCGAGACCGTCCGGCGGATCGGTCAGCCGCTCGCCGACGAGCTGCGCTGCCGGACGCTGTCGATCTACACCCGTGCCGCGGACTACGCCCGCGGCAGGGGGGTAATCATCGCCGACACCAAGTTCGAGTTTGGGCAGATGCCCGACGGCCGACTGATCCTGGTGGACGAGATCCTGACGCCCGACAGCAGCCGGTTCTGGCCCGCGGACAAGTACCAGTCCGGCCGCGACCAAGAGAGTTTCGACAAGCAGTTCGTCCGCAACTGGCTGGAAGGCCAGCCGTGGGACAAGACGCCACCGGCCCCGGCGTTGCCCGAGGAAGTCGTCGCCGGCACCCGCGCCAAGTACGCCGAGGCGTACGAGAGACTGACCGGCCGGGAGTGGTAG
- a CDS encoding alpha/beta hydrolase family protein, with translation MQPRLLMIVVALLALPSLVAAADAPFPGKKSAWNGFDRYDFEVAGKPCLVVVPKEAAPGKPWVWHGEFFGHKPAPDIALLGKGYHIAYLKLSDMLGCPDAVKLMEAGHTELTTKYGLSQKPAMVGLSRGGLYVFNFAIANPQKVSCIYADAAVCDFRSWPGGKPRGLGAGKGSDRDWKLVLERYGFKSDAEAIAYKGNPVDNLKPLADAKVPLLHVFGDADDTVPWEENTKVIAERYEKLGGSITLIRKKGVNHHPHGLDDSTPIVEFIDKAAKSAK, from the coding sequence ATGCAACCACGCCTGCTCATGATCGTTGTCGCTTTGCTTGCCCTGCCTTCACTGGTGGCGGCGGCGGATGCGCCGTTTCCCGGGAAGAAGAGTGCCTGGAACGGGTTCGACCGGTATGACTTTGAAGTCGCCGGTAAACCCTGCCTGGTGGTCGTGCCGAAGGAGGCCGCGCCGGGCAAGCCGTGGGTGTGGCACGGGGAGTTCTTCGGGCACAAGCCGGCGCCGGATATCGCGCTGCTGGGCAAGGGGTATCACATTGCGTACCTGAAGCTGTCCGACATGCTCGGCTGTCCGGACGCGGTGAAGCTGATGGAGGCGGGCCATACCGAACTGACGACGAAGTACGGGCTGTCGCAGAAGCCGGCGATGGTGGGACTGAGCCGCGGCGGCCTGTACGTGTTCAACTTCGCGATCGCCAACCCGCAGAAGGTGTCGTGCATCTACGCCGACGCGGCGGTGTGCGACTTCCGAAGCTGGCCGGGCGGCAAGCCGCGCGGGCTGGGCGCGGGCAAGGGGAGCGATCGCGACTGGAAGCTGGTGCTGGAGCGGTACGGGTTCAAGAGCGACGCCGAGGCGATCGCGTACAAGGGCAATCCGGTGGACAACCTTAAACCGCTGGCCGACGCGAAGGTGCCGCTACTGCATGTCTTCGGCGACGCCGACGACACGGTGCCGTGGGAGGAGAACACGAAGGTGATCGCCGAGCGGTACGAGAAGCTCGGCGGGTCGATCACGCTGATTCGCAAGAAAGGCGTGAACCATCACCCGCACGGGCTGGACGACTCGACGCCGATCGTGGAGTTCATCGACAAGGCCGCTAAGAGTGCGAAGTAG
- a CDS encoding tetratricopeptide repeat protein has product MTPNVPTRSHPSLAMTIALLALLLSSFVGGCAPESKPPAGDSISKAKADNEAAVLLIEKAKYTEAEPLLRSALASDPGFGQARNNLGLVYYHTGNLYQAAWEFEEAARLMPRRPEPHNNLGLVYERANQLIKAVDAYTEAYKLDPAGVEYLANLARARVRRGDTDVETRRLLQELIMKDARPQWNEWARSTLIRLNAVPPLDLTTKPS; this is encoded by the coding sequence TTGACCCCCAATGTCCCGACCCGATCGCACCCCTCGCTCGCGATGACGATCGCACTTCTGGCGTTGCTCCTGTCGTCGTTTGTCGGCGGCTGTGCGCCGGAATCCAAGCCACCAGCCGGCGACTCGATCAGCAAGGCCAAGGCCGACAACGAGGCCGCCGTTTTGCTCATCGAGAAAGCCAAGTACACCGAAGCCGAACCCCTGCTCCGAAGCGCGCTCGCGTCCGATCCCGGCTTCGGCCAGGCGCGGAATAACCTCGGGCTCGTCTACTACCACACCGGCAACCTTTACCAGGCCGCGTGGGAGTTTGAAGAGGCCGCGCGCCTGATGCCGCGTCGGCCGGAACCCCACAACAACCTCGGCCTCGTCTACGAACGCGCCAACCAGCTCATCAAGGCGGTCGACGCCTACACCGAGGCGTACAAGCTCGATCCGGCGGGCGTCGAATACCTGGCGAACCTTGCCCGTGCCCGTGTCCGGCGGGGCGATACCGATGTCGAAACCCGTCGCCTGCTGCAGGAACTGATCATGAAAGACGCCCGCCCGCAGTGGAACGAGTGGGCCCGCTCCACGCTCATCCGCCTGAACGCCGTGCCGCCGCTCGACCTGACTACGAAGCCGTCCTGA
- a CDS encoding type IV pilus biogenesis protein PilM translates to MSISHVILVPPEQPGDSPRQGDAWRIGQVVNGVAAWTTIAGADSDPMSLAAAVQKAGVAGKPLVLALPSSWCLAATFPVTGLPRGDHKAMLYRFEERLPIAAESVVADFIISPAGDMCLGVCTRTERVRPWVDALEAAGVTVRSIAPLALLIAAGISTANPAARTAVSASAPSRALVCTAGFGGGFEIIALQGRSPIGWFHGAGTPADITRRIDWLGAMLGTDLVIEQLGSDIPDSVLAEASVAVAKKHALSPAAAALAGAAMLGTSGAAAIDLRRDALAPADRFRAYRGGLRAVAAAAIVFLTAVAAAALVRSQQYLHAAETADAQKLTDVRSAFPAALGSATADEVRTLLAQERRSWSNSIAGGAVSMGTVDGTGTGKPKSASGSALRTLRDVIKLLPDNNDIRIDTTMFAETTFQLSGRARSYDDIEKLATAIRAGHPDVSVSQARRGTDGHWNFTLGGATTAATAAR, encoded by the coding sequence GTGTCCATCAGCCACGTCATTCTCGTCCCTCCCGAACAGCCCGGCGATTCCCCGCGCCAGGGTGACGCATGGCGTATCGGCCAGGTCGTGAACGGCGTTGCCGCGTGGACGACCATCGCCGGTGCCGACAGCGACCCGATGTCGCTCGCCGCTGCCGTTCAGAAAGCCGGCGTCGCCGGCAAGCCGCTCGTTCTGGCGTTGCCGTCGTCGTGGTGTCTCGCGGCGACATTCCCGGTAACCGGGCTGCCACGCGGCGATCACAAGGCGATGCTCTACCGGTTCGAAGAACGCCTGCCCATCGCCGCCGAATCGGTCGTCGCCGACTTCATAATCTCCCCGGCCGGCGACATGTGCCTGGGCGTTTGCACCCGCACCGAACGCGTGCGGCCGTGGGTCGATGCCCTGGAGGCCGCCGGCGTGACGGTCCGATCGATCGCGCCCCTGGCGTTGCTGATCGCCGCCGGTATTTCGACGGCCAATCCCGCGGCACGAACCGCCGTATCGGCTTCCGCTCCATCGCGTGCGCTGGTCTGCACGGCGGGCTTCGGCGGCGGTTTTGAGATCATCGCGCTGCAAGGCCGATCGCCGATCGGCTGGTTCCATGGCGCTGGTACGCCGGCCGACATCACCCGGCGCATCGACTGGCTCGGGGCGATGCTCGGTACGGATCTGGTCATCGAACAGTTGGGCAGCGACATCCCCGACTCCGTTCTCGCCGAGGCATCGGTCGCCGTGGCGAAGAAGCATGCCCTTTCGCCCGCCGCCGCGGCGCTCGCCGGTGCGGCGATGCTCGGGACTTCCGGCGCTGCCGCGATCGACCTTCGCCGCGATGCCCTCGCCCCGGCCGATCGGTTCCGGGCGTATCGAGGTGGGCTGCGGGCCGTGGCGGCGGCGGCGATCGTATTTCTGACGGCGGTCGCGGCGGCCGCGCTCGTGCGGTCACAGCAATACCTGCACGCCGCCGAGACGGCCGACGCGCAAAAGCTCACCGACGTCCGATCGGCCTTCCCCGCCGCACTGGGCTCGGCGACCGCCGACGAAGTCCGAACGCTGCTGGCTCAGGAACGCAGGTCCTGGTCGAACAGCATTGCCGGCGGGGCGGTCTCAATGGGCACAGTCGATGGCACGGGAACGGGCAAACCGAAGTCGGCGTCCGGCTCGGCCCTTCGCACGCTGCGCGACGTCATCAAGCTCCTGCCTGACAACAACGACATTCGGATCGATACGACGATGTTCGCCGAAACGACCTTCCAACTGTCCGGCCGTGCCCGCAGCTACGACGACATCGAAAAGCTCGCCACCGCGATCCGCGCCGGCCACCCGGATGTTTCTGTTTCGCAGGCCCGGCGTGGCACCGATGGCCACTGGAACTTTACCCTCGGCGGCGCGACCACCGCCGCGACGGCCGCTCGATGA
- a CDS encoding prepilin-type N-terminal cleavage/methylation domain-containing protein, protein MTRSRESIRCHTRRPAFTLIEVVVATVLSTVLLAALLAASASISRDRQRLAKLTASPSPADAQALVQLLRQDLTNARSLTTADNGQVVTMVGHGGLHKSTRAPAGRLSEITYRIRADRQASSGRTCLIREQRDLDDPARPPAWSELVAVGVTQLDVIAASPEVGVMPRQVRVRIVFPARVVEETLWLR, encoded by the coding sequence ATGACGCGTTCTCGCGAAAGCATCCGATGCCACACCCGCCGGCCGGCCTTCACGCTCATTGAAGTTGTCGTCGCGACCGTGCTGAGCACGGTCCTTCTTGCCGCACTTCTGGCGGCGAGCGCTTCCATCAGCCGCGACCGGCAGCGACTGGCGAAGCTGACCGCCTCTCCGTCGCCGGCCGACGCGCAAGCACTCGTGCAACTGCTTCGGCAGGATCTGACCAACGCGCGATCGCTTACCACAGCAGACAACGGGCAGGTCGTCACGATGGTGGGCCACGGCGGATTGCACAAGAGCACGCGTGCACCGGCCGGGCGGCTGTCAGAGATCACGTATCGCATTCGCGCGGACCGACAGGCGTCCTCCGGTCGCACGTGCCTCATTCGCGAACAACGGGACCTCGACGACCCGGCCCGGCCGCCCGCGTGGTCGGAACTGGTGGCGGTCGGCGTGACACAGTTGGACGTCATCGCGGCCTCGCCCGAGGTTGGCGTGATGCCACGGCAGGTGCGTGTCCGCATTGTCTTCCCGGCCCGCGTAGTGGAGGAAACGCTGTGGCTGCGGTGA
- a CDS encoding pilus assembly FimT family protein — MPSRRPSNFRRPGFTLIEVAAVALLMAILAGAVAWSFSGPVASVRTADVLDRIKTFDGTARLAARNTGRPVTMQFDPYEGSMTRFDDRGQGEPFLAYRGVLPSGYRIERVRLPDSPATAGEGRTTVPCSIDGRTPTYAVCLSGGGKEHWLLFAGLTGQVTEVNDESAVDAIFETVRTGPRR; from the coding sequence GTGCCAAGCCGTCGGCCGAGCAATTTCCGCCGCCCCGGCTTCACGCTGATTGAGGTCGCGGCTGTCGCCTTGCTGATGGCGATCCTCGCCGGCGCGGTCGCCTGGTCGTTTTCCGGACCCGTAGCCTCCGTTCGCACGGCCGACGTGCTCGACCGAATAAAAACGTTTGACGGCACCGCCCGGCTTGCGGCGCGAAACACCGGCCGTCCCGTGACGATGCAGTTCGATCCCTACGAGGGTTCGATGACCCGCTTCGACGACCGGGGCCAGGGCGAGCCGTTCCTGGCGTATCGCGGCGTTCTGCCATCGGGCTACCGAATCGAACGCGTCCGTCTGCCCGATTCACCTGCCACGGCCGGTGAAGGACGAACGACGGTTCCCTGCTCCATCGATGGTCGCACGCCGACGTATGCCGTCTGCCTGTCGGGCGGCGGCAAAGAGCACTGGCTGCTGTTCGCCGGGCTGACGGGCCAGGTCACCGAGGTCAATGATGAGTCGGCGGTTGACGCCATTTTCGAAACCGTGCGGACCGGCCCACGCCGGTAA
- the gspG gene encoding type II secretion system major pseudopilin GspG, with protein sequence MRSVEDSVQRHPRRRAFSLIEIMVVVVIIGLLAGVVTYAVTNHLDKAKVRKARADIANYAGAIDLYYGEKGQFPELRDGLKSLVPEYIKVLRSDPWGRPYVYVRPGRGGAYDVISLGADGREGGSGIDADLSNWDAETIAAKGK encoded by the coding sequence ATGCGATCGGTTGAAGATTCAGTCCAACGTCATCCACGTCGCCGCGCGTTCTCGCTCATCGAGATCATGGTGGTGGTGGTGATCATCGGCCTGCTCGCCGGCGTGGTCACCTACGCCGTCACCAACCATCTCGACAAGGCGAAGGTGCGCAAGGCCCGGGCCGACATCGCCAACTACGCCGGCGCGATCGATCTCTATTACGGCGAGAAGGGGCAGTTCCCCGAGCTGCGCGACGGACTCAAGTCGCTCGTGCCCGAGTACATCAAGGTGCTTCGCAGCGATCCCTGGGGCCGGCCCTATGTGTATGTTCGGCCGGGCCGGGGCGGCGCTTACGACGTCATCAGCCTGGGTGCCGACGGCCGCGAAGGCGGCTCCGGCATCGACGCCGACCTGAGCAACTGGGACGCCGAAACCATCGCCGCCAAAGGGAAGTAG
- a CDS encoding type II secretion system F family protein gives MPLFTYRATDGQSTAEQRGTVTADTPRQARDLLRGRGLMVRDLSSTSVVEPKVVDPAAEPLIRKQRFLTSGRDRHHVTAFVRELSTLLNVGVPLPEALETLATLHRGRFRSVLLQLRERVTSGTGLAAAMREQPRVFDEFCHAITAVGEDAGTLDASLETLADFRERSDQLRGRIGTALVYPSIVLSMAVLAALFLMTFVVPRILEPLLEQGQELPLPTRIVKGASDFLLAWWWLLLSVVAVSVIALTAFLRTERGRRTRDTVLLRLPVFGPLARKQAVVRVAIVLSTLLRSGVVFVQALRIARRTVGNAVLADALGRCEQAVSAGGDIADALAKTQAFPATVVQVFAVGQQTGRLEDVLDRLARAYDQQVSSSSQRLAAILEPVLIIVLAVIVLFIILATVLPILEAGNAIG, from the coding sequence ATGCCCCTGTTCACCTACCGAGCCACCGATGGACAAAGCACCGCCGAACAGCGGGGCACGGTAACCGCCGACACCCCGCGGCAGGCCCGCGACCTGCTCCGCGGCAGGGGCCTGATGGTGCGCGATCTGTCCTCAACATCGGTCGTCGAACCGAAAGTCGTTGACCCTGCCGCAGAGCCGTTGATACGCAAGCAGCGGTTCTTGACCAGTGGTCGCGACCGTCATCACGTCACGGCGTTTGTCCGCGAATTGTCCACCCTGCTGAACGTCGGCGTGCCCTTGCCCGAGGCATTGGAAACGCTCGCAACGCTGCATCGCGGCCGGTTCCGGTCGGTTTTGCTGCAACTGCGCGAGCGCGTGACGTCAGGCACAGGGCTGGCCGCCGCGATGCGCGAACAGCCCAGGGTCTTCGACGAGTTCTGCCACGCGATCACCGCCGTCGGCGAAGACGCCGGGACGCTGGACGCTTCGCTCGAAACACTGGCAGACTTTCGCGAGCGTTCCGACCAGCTCCGCGGCCGGATCGGCACCGCGCTGGTGTATCCGTCGATCGTCTTGTCGATGGCGGTGCTTGCGGCACTGTTCCTGATGACGTTCGTGGTGCCACGGATTCTTGAACCGCTATTGGAGCAGGGGCAGGAACTGCCCTTGCCCACGCGGATCGTCAAAGGCGCGAGCGACTTCCTGCTCGCCTGGTGGTGGCTGCTGCTGTCGGTCGTCGCGGTGTCGGTCATTGCCCTGACGGCGTTCCTTCGAACTGAACGTGGCCGACGGACGCGCGATACGGTCCTGCTGCGGCTTCCGGTGTTCGGACCACTCGCGCGAAAGCAGGCGGTTGTCCGTGTGGCGATCGTGCTCAGCACGCTCCTACGGAGCGGCGTGGTATTCGTGCAGGCACTGCGCATCGCCCGGCGAACCGTCGGCAATGCGGTCCTCGCCGACGCCCTGGGCCGCTGCGAGCAGGCCGTCTCCGCCGGCGGCGACATCGCCGATGCGCTCGCCAAAACCCAGGCGTTTCCGGCGACCGTCGTGCAGGTGTTTGCCGTCGGCCAGCAGACCGGCCGGCTGGAAGACGTGCTCGACCGGCTCGCACGTGCATACGATCAGCAGGTCAGCTCGTCGAGCCAGCGGCTGGCGGCAATCCTGGAACCGGTGCTGATCATCGTGCTGGCGGTTATCGTGTTGTTCATCATCCTGGCGACGGTGCTACCCATTCTCGAGGCCGGAAATGCGATCGGTTGA
- a CDS encoding GspE/PulE family protein produces MSQSLLQFRNRISGLRPSSPDAKGTALPDRGGLPVLTAAAAAAGFDEVAVLRAASASLGVPFAPGLADRTALPAFVAEAPIAFARQHNLIAMQGKTPGDRPVLVIGDAGKLDLLDVVERFLGVGLDPMFAPPAAIASAINAAYERQTGQAQAMIDSLRKPAKATAAAQPKQESAAERDALIDEVRRLVSREDLLDNAARAPVIRLVNLLLFEAAQSGASDVHIQPYEQRLVIRTRIDGVLYDSFELPKGVQEEIVGRMKVIGRMNVAEKRLAQDGRATVSIGERSVDLRIASLPTSYGERVVIRLLDKSARLYELTDLGMDDKTLARFGRLISAEHGLSLVTGPTGSGKSTTLYSALRRINSTEKNVLTLEDPIEYQLEGISQTQVSDRKGMTFASGLRSVLRQDPDVIMVGEIRDRETASMAIQSALTGHLVFSTLHTNDAPSAVTRLMDLGIEPYLVASSLRAVLAQRLVRRICGGCAARAKPTAAGLRWLGVDASQTAGMRRGRGCDACRRTGYRGRFGMFELLVVDEPIRRLITTQADAGRIKDAAIAAGMRTLREDGVAKVLAGVTTIGEVERVTLEGEEIEGPRIA; encoded by the coding sequence ATGTCCCAGAGCCTGCTCCAGTTTCGCAACCGAATCAGCGGCCTGCGGCCTTCATCGCCGGACGCAAAGGGCACTGCGCTGCCCGATCGCGGCGGTCTGCCTGTGCTTACCGCCGCCGCTGCGGCCGCGGGATTCGATGAGGTGGCGGTGCTACGGGCGGCTTCGGCCTCGCTGGGTGTTCCGTTCGCGCCGGGGCTTGCCGATCGAACAGCATTACCAGCGTTTGTCGCCGAGGCACCGATCGCATTCGCCCGTCAGCACAACCTGATCGCGATGCAGGGAAAGACGCCCGGTGACCGGCCGGTCCTGGTGATCGGCGACGCCGGGAAGCTGGATCTGCTCGATGTCGTCGAACGATTTTTGGGCGTCGGTCTCGATCCGATGTTCGCGCCCCCGGCCGCGATCGCCTCGGCGATCAACGCCGCCTACGAGCGCCAGACCGGCCAGGCGCAGGCGATGATCGACAGCCTTCGCAAGCCCGCCAAAGCTACCGCCGCCGCCCAGCCCAAACAGGAAAGCGCCGCGGAACGCGATGCGCTGATCGACGAAGTACGCCGACTGGTTTCGCGGGAAGACCTTCTCGACAACGCCGCCCGCGCCCCGGTCATTCGGCTGGTCAACCTGCTGCTGTTCGAGGCGGCGCAGTCTGGTGCGTCCGACGTTCACATTCAGCCTTACGAGCAACGGCTGGTCATTCGTACCCGCATAGACGGCGTGCTGTACGACAGCTTCGAACTGCCGAAGGGCGTTCAGGAAGAAATCGTCGGCCGGATGAAAGTCATCGGCCGAATGAACGTCGCCGAGAAACGGCTGGCCCAGGACGGCCGGGCGACGGTGTCGATCGGCGAGCGGTCGGTTGACCTGCGCATCGCCAGCCTGCCGACCAGTTACGGCGAGCGCGTCGTCATCCGATTGCTCGACAAAAGCGCCCGCCTGTACGAGCTGACCGATCTCGGCATGGACGACAAAACCCTCGCCCGGTTTGGTCGCCTGATTTCCGCCGAGCACGGCCTGAGCCTGGTCACCGGGCCGACCGGCAGCGGGAAAAGCACCACGCTCTATTCGGCCCTGCGGCGAATCAACAGCACGGAAAAGAACGTGCTGACGCTGGAAGATCCGATCGAGTATCAGCTCGAAGGCATCAGCCAGACGCAGGTCAGCGATCGCAAAGGCATGACCTTCGCCAGCGGGCTTCGCAGCGTGCTGCGACAGGACCCCGACGTCATCATGGTCGGCGAGATTCGCGACCGCGAGACGGCGTCGATGGCGATCCAGTCGGCGCTGACGGGGCACCTGGTGTTCAGTACCCTGCACACGAACGACGCTCCAAGCGCAGTCACTCGACTAATGGACCTCGGCATCGAGCCCTACCTGGTCGCCAGCTCGCTTCGGGCCGTACTGGCGCAGCGGCTGGTTCGGCGGATATGCGGCGGCTGTGCCGCTCGCGCCAAGCCGACCGCGGCGGGGCTGCGATGGCTCGGCGTCGATGCCAGCCAGACGGCCGGCATGCGACGCGGCCGCGGCTGCGACGCCTGCCGTCGGACCGGGTACCGCGGCCGTTTCGGTATGTTCGAACTACTCGTCGTCGATGAGCCGATCCGTCGGCTCATCACCACGCAGGCCGATGCCGGACGGATCAAGGACGCGGCGATTGCCGCTGGCATGCGAACCCTTCGCGAAGACGGCGTGGCCAAGGTTCTGGCCGGCGTGACGACCATCGGCGAAGTGGAACGCGTGACGCTGGAAGGCGAAGAGATCGAAGGCCCGCGCATCGCCTGA